The following are encoded together in the Lactuca sativa cultivar Salinas chromosome 1, Lsat_Salinas_v11, whole genome shotgun sequence genome:
- the LOC111916716 gene encoding uncharacterized protein LOC111916716 — MSCTCRRWELNGIPCRHAIATIHEMADSGDKVGELYTYVNKVYWLQTWNEAYSYTVDPIKGRAMWPKSTCPFQLTPPPHHNQPGRPKTKRKRSADEKYDKQMQNHGAGEPEKLTRKFVSVRCGKCNNRGHNSRTCKGQGGNAGSNEGGNAGSSQGGNA, encoded by the coding sequence ATGTCATGTACATGTAGAAGGTGGGAATTGAATGGGATTCCATGCAGGCATGCCATAGCTACAATACATGAAATGGCTGATAGTGGAGACAAAGTTGGGGAGCTTTACACTTATGTCAACAAAGTGTATTGGCTTCAAACATGGAATGAAGCTTACTCTTACACTGTGGACCCTATAAAGGGTAGAGCCATGTGGCCAAAAAGTACTTGTCCATTTCAATTAACACCACCACCACATCACAATCAACCTGGGAGACCTAAGACCAAGAGAAAGAGAAGTGCAGATGAAAAATATGATAAACAAATGCAAAATCATGGTGCAGGTGAACCTGAAAAACTTACCAGAAAGTTTGTTAGTGTCAGGTGTGGGAAATGCAACAATAGGGGTCATAACTCAAGGACGTGCAAGGGTCAAGGTGGGAATGCAGGAAGCAATGAAGGAGGGAATGCAGGAAGCAGTCAAGGAGGGAATGCATGA